The Oscillatoria salina IIICB1 genome contains the following window.
CTGATTTCCGGAATTACACCCATTTCCAGTTTAAAACTACCGACACTTAAACCCAAATCCTCAGCAATTGGTAGCACTTTTTGATATTCTTCTAAAACCACATTAAATTGTTCTTGCGCCATTTCGGACATTTCACCAGCTTGTTCCTGCAATTTGCCCGAAACTTCTTGTGCTTGATTAGTTATTTTGTTAAAAACCACAATTATACCTAACAACCTCGATCGAATTGATTATACCAACTTCTTGCGAGCAAGGAAAATTTGATAAATTATTTAACAATATTTAGGTATTATTGGCAGCCGCAAAAAGTCAAAAAAAATGAGTTTGAAAAAGTAGGTGGAAATCAGTTAATTCCCTTTTCGATCGAGGGGGAGACAGAAGTTGCTTGAGAATCTCAACATAGTCCTAGCGATCATAGGTAGGGGAATCCACACAGTTTCACTATCTGACCCCAGGTTATACTCTCGAGAGAGTGGCGATCGCGCGACATCCTCGTCTACAATCGCTGAAGAGTCGTCGGTTACAACACTTACAATCTCAGGGAAATTACTTTTCTGTAAAAATTCTTAATGATAATTCTCATTAAATCCGTTTAAGCTAGCAAGTTAGGCGGTTTGAAAGCAAATTTTGTAAAGATTAATACAGCAAGCTGATTATAGAACAGGAAATTGGACATGAGTGTTAATTTAGCTACAATGTTACGCGAAGGGACGAAAAAGTCCCACACAATGGCAGAAAATGTTGGTTTTGTCAAGTGCTTTCTGAAAGGAGTTGTCGAAAAAACTTCTTATCGGAAATTAGTTACCAACCTCTATTTTGTCTATTCCGCAATGGAAGAAGAGATGGAACGGCTGCAACACCATCCCATTGTCTCGAAAATTTACTTTCCTGAATTAAACCGCAAGCAAAGCTTAGAGCAAGACTTGTACTATTATTACGGTGCAAACTGGCGCGAACAGATTGCACCCTCAGAAGCAGGAAAAGCTTATGTAGAGCGCATTCACGAAGTAGCAGCCAATCAACCCGAACTCTTAGCCGCACATTCCTACACCCGTTACTTAGGAGATTTGTCTGGAGGACAAATTCTTAAGAAAATTGCCCAAAAAGCAATGAATCTCAACGAAGGAGAAGGTACAGCTTTTTACGAATTTCAAGAGATTTCTGACGAAAAAGCCTTTAAGCAAAAATATCGTCAAACGCTCGATGAATTGCCTGTAGACCAACAAACAGCAGAACAAATCGTTGATGAAGCGAATGATGCCTTTGGTATGAACATGAAACTGTTTAACGAACTAGAAGGTAATCTGATTTTAGCGATCGGTCAGATGTTATTCAACAGCTTAACCCGCCGCCGCAGTCGTGGCAGCACCGAGTTAGCCACCGCCGAATAAACTAAAATTTCCGAGATTAAACTTTTGCAAAACAATCTGTGGAAACTTGGTGAGGGTGAAGAATCTTTATCGAGTTTCCGCAGATTGTTAGCTTTTTAAGGATTAATACTGAATTTATGAAACTGAAACGCTAGGTTATACAAACTCTTCATTAAAGATAATTAAAATGATACAGACTCAACAAAAGACTTTTTCGACACCAGATTTTCAATCAAGCTTTTTAGATGCTAAGTTTTATACTGACCCAAACCTGCTTGCTCGAGAAAAGCAAAAGATTTTTCGACGGAGTTGGCTTTATGTCGGCGATGCAGCTAACTTATCAAGAGCAGAAACAGTCTGGGTGACAGAAGTAGCTGGGTATAGTATTCTCATTATTCGAGATAGTAATCATACTTGGCAAGCTTTTCACAATGTTTGTCCTCATCGTGCTTCTGTGTTAGTGCCTGAAATAGGAATTCATTCCCTCAAAAGGTTAGTTTGTCCTTATCATGCTTGGGTTTATAACTTGAATGGTCAGTTAAAGGGAATACCTGCAAAAAATCGCTTTCCCTCTCATTTTTGCGATGAAGATTTTCCTTTAAAAAAAGTTCGCTGCGAACAATGGTTAGGATTTATCTTTGTTTGCTTCAGTGAAGATACACCTCCTTTGGAAGAGTATTTAGGAGAAATTATTGGTAGTGTGAAAGAGCATCATACTGAAGCTACTAAGTTATTAGTTAAAAAACAGTATTCAGTCGCTTGTAACTGGAAAAATTATCATGATAATACTCTTTGTGATTATCATGTTCCGATAGTGCATCCTCATACCCTCAACCCTATTCAAGGGTCAGTTTGCTATTACGAGCATTTTTTCGATCGCTATGTCAACCTATTATATACACCAACTACTAAAGAGTGGCGATCGCGCTATCCTAGCTTATCCCATTTAAGCGATCGCGCTCGTTTCGGTTTCTTTACCTATGGAATTTTTCCTAATTTACATTTGTTAGCCTTACCTAATGGGGTATTAGCTTGGCTGCGTATCGATCCAGTAACAGTTGAAAGTTGTCTGGTGAATCTAGAGATTTATGGTATCCCTGATTTTAGTCCTCCGGCGGCTGAATTAGCAAGTGATTTTGAAGCTTTTATGAGCGAAGATATGAAAATTACCGAAGGGGTACAAAAAGGATATGCTAGTGGTGTTTATCAAGCTGGTTTAGCAAACGAACTTGAAGCACGTATTTTGCACCAGCAGCAGTTAATTCGTTCTTGTTTACAAGCAGATAATTAAAATCCTCAACTCAATAGGATACATTCAGGGGATAATTCCCATTATCCCGACCGAATGCACCAGAAAATTAAACTAAAGCTGGTTCGGGTAAAGCCCCCTGCATTTTACCTAACCACTCCACTAAACTTTCTAATTGTTTGCTAGTTTTGAGAACGCCTAAACCGCGCACTGTAACTTTTTTCGGAGTATAAACAAAACGAGATTGTAAGTGTTGCGGTAAGTTTTCTTTCAACAAATTCCAAGCTGGTTCTTCCATTGGTGTTTCTAAAACTATATTTTGCTTACCTTCTGGTTTAATGCGCGAAAATCCGAGGGATTTGGCTAGTTGTTTGAGTTCCATAATTCGCAGCAATTGTTCTACTGGGGAAGGAAGAGAACCGTAGCGATCGCTCCAGTCGGCTGCTATTTGAGCTAGTTCTTTTTTCGATGTAGCAGAAGCAACTATTCGATATGCGTCCATTTTTTGTTCGATGTTGGGAATATAATCTGTAGGAATAAACGCTACGATCTTGAGATCGATTTGCGTTTCTTCGACTTGGGGAATTTCTTGTCCTTGAATTTCTTTGATTGCTGATTGCAGCATTTCCATATAAAGATCGAAACCAATTACATCCATTTGTCCGGATTGTTCTGCACCTAAAAGATTACCAACTCCGCGAATTTCCATGTCTCTTACTGCTAGTTGATAACCCGATCCCAATTGAGTAAATTCTTGCAATGCACGCAATCTTTGTCTCGCGGCATCAGATAAACTACTTTGTTTCGGATATAGTAACCAAGCGTGTGCTTGAATACCAGCGCGACCTACTCGACCGCGCAATTGATACAGTTGAGATAAGCCGAATTTCTGTGAGTCTTCGATGATAATTGTATTCACTCTGGGAATGTCTAAACCTGACTCAATAATCGTCGTACAAACGAGGATATCCGCTTCTCCGTCGTTAAAGGTGAGCATGGTTGATTCTAACTCACCTTCACCCATTTGACCGTGCGCGATCGCAATTCTCGCACTGGGTAACATTTGCCGCAATTTCCCGGCAACTTCTTCGATTCCGGCGATTCGGGGAACGACATAAAAGATTTGTCCGCCTCTGTCTAATTCGTTACGAATTGCGGTTCTGATTACTTCTAAATTGTACGGTGAAAGATGGGTTTTAATCGGACGACGGGATGGCGGCGGTGTCGTAATTAAACTCATTTCTCGTACTCCGGAAAGTGACATATATAAAGTTCTTGGAATCGGAGTAGCGGTTAAAGTCAGTACGTCTACTTGAGTTTTTAGTTCTTTAATTTTTTCTTTTTGATTCACACCGAAACGTTGTTCTTCATCTACTACTAGCATTCCTAAATTGCGGAATTTTACGCCTTTACTTAATAGTTGATGCGTTCCTACTACTATATCTAATTCTCCGGTTGACAGACGTTGTAAAATTTCTTTGCGTTCTGAGGCGGTACGAAAGCGATTTAATAAACCAATGTTAATTGGATAGGGGGCAAAACGTTCTTTGAGAGTATGATAATGTTGTTGGGTGAGAATCGTTGTCGGAGCCAAAAAAGCCACTTGTTTATTCGCAGTAGTAACTGCTTTGAAAATAGCGCGAATTGCTACTTCTGTTTTGCCAAAACCTACGTCGCCACAAATCAAACGATCCATTGGACGATCGCTTTCTAAATCACGCTTTACGTCTTGAATTGCTTTTAGTTGATCTGGCGTGGGTTGATAAGGAAAAGAATCTTCTAATTCCTGTTGCCAAGGCATATCTGGAGGATAAGCAAAGCCGGAAAGTTGAGAGCGTTTGGCGTACAAATTAAGCAAGTCTACGGCTAATTTTTTTACCGATTTGCGGACGCGATTTTTGGTTTTTTCCCAGGCTTTGCCGGACATTTTATTTAGTTCGGGCGGACGCTTGCCAATCTGTCGAAAACGCGATAAACTCTCGGAAGCATCCGCAGGAACGCGGAGTAAACCATCGGCGTATTGAATTACTAAATATTCGCGAGTTTCTAAACTTTCTAAACGCAGAAATTTGCCAATTCCATGACTTTTGTGAACTACATAATCTCCTGGATGTAATTTGTTAATATCTACTTGTTTGGAAGCGGCGCGGCGACGCTTGCGAATATATCCGGGAGTAGCGAGGGCGTGTTGTCCAAAAAATTCTTTGTCGGTGACAACTACAATTCGATAAGTTGGGAGAATAAATCCTTCTAATTCGGCTAAACCGGAATATTTAACAGCAACAGAAACCTGCTGGTTTTGTAATCGCTCAATGGCGGGATAGTCGCGCGGATTGGGAATAAATTGGGCGGGACAATCGTGTTCTTGAAGTAAGGCAACCGAACGAGAAGGTTGAGCCGAAATTAACCAACTGGAAAATTTATTTAGTTGGATGTTGCTATAGATTTCTCGTTTGCCGCGCAGGATTTCTGCTAATTTGGCAAATTGATGAGGTGTGACGGGAAGAGGACGAGAAGAAAGATTAATTCCGGCGGCATTTTCTTCTACTAATTCAGCTAAATATAAGCGGAGAAATTCGGCGGCTGCGGCTAAAGATTCGTCAAATTTTCGATGAATTTTTGGTAAAGAATTGCGGTCTAATTCCTGCCATTGTTCCTCAGCGTGTTCCACCCAGCGATCGCTGTGGGCGCGACATTGTTCGAGTTCGTCGAATGCACATAAAGTGTTTTTTGGCAAGTAGTCGAGTAAAGAAGCAGGTTGGTCGAAAGCTAGTCCGAGGAAGCGGCGCATACCTTCAGGAAAATTCTCTGACTGCCAAGATTCCTGTTCTTCGGGGGAAAGATAAGCTTGGACTTGTTCGAGGTTATCCTGGCTCAAATTAGCGGCAATAATCGGCGCATAATTAGTTGGGGTGAGGATTAACTTTTCGATGCGATCGAGCGATCGCTGCGTCACCGGATCGAACTCGCGCAACTTTTCCAACTCATCCCCAAACCACTCCAGCCGCACAGGTAACTCAGCCGAAACCGGGAAAATATCGACAATATCGCCGCGCCGACTCCATTGTCCTTCAGTTTCCACCTGGGGAACTCGTTCGTAACCGAGTTGAGCTAATTCCTTGTCTAGAGATTTAAATTCCCAAGTCATCCCCACAGTTAAAGTCAGACAATAAGGGCGAAAAACTGCGGGTGGAGGAAGATGAGGTTGCAGCGATCGCTCCGTCGCAATAATCGCTAATTGCCGAGAATCAACTTCCTCCCCGACTAAATCCGCCAAAACCTGCATTTGTCCCCAAATCATCTCCGATTCCGGGTCAAAAGGCTCATAGGGAGACGCTTCCGAAGTCGGGTAAAAATGCACAGTTTGCCAACCCATCGCCTCCATCAGCGTCGCCATGCGTCCCGCTTCTTCCAGAGTCGCACAAACCAGAAAAAGATTGCGTTCCGCCGCTTTCGCCAAAGCCGAAGCAACCAAAGCCTTTGGTAAGCGAGGAACACCATTAACGTGTAAAAATTGCTCTCGATTAAGTTTAGTAAGTAATTCGCCCGTCAGTGGCGATCGCTCAATAGTACGAATAACTGAAGTAAATGCCATATTAGTCTAGTGATTGGGGATTGGGGATTGGGGATTGGGGATTGGGGATTGGTGATTGGGGGTACGTGGTCAATGATAACTGCTCATTGACAACTGATAACTGATAACTGGTAACTGACAACTGATAACTGATAACTGGTAACTGATAACTGATAACTGGTAACTGACAACTGATAACTGATAACTGGTAACTGACAACTGATAACTGGTAAATGCGGCTACTTGCTCGCTCTCTCTCATACTAGATATAGAACCAGATTTTAACCCTTGCCAGCAGCCCAAAGAAATCCATGCTCGACTTTACTAGGGAACTTATCATCATTTTTGTCCTAATTCTCGCCAATGGCATCTTCGCCATGTCAGAAATCGCACTTGTATCCGCCCGGAAAATTCGTTTAGAACAACTTAGCGAAGCAGGAGACACTAAGGCAAGGGCTGCCTTAAAGTTAGCTAATAATCCGAATCAGATCCTCTCCACCGTCCAAATCGGCATTTCCCTAGTGGGCATTTTTGCTGGTGCATTTGGTGGTGCGACGATCGCCGAAAAATTAGCTTTAGTATTTGAGCGAGTACCACTTCTTGCGGCTCAAAGTGAAGGATTCGCCCTGGCGATCGTCGTCTTAACTATTACCTATCTCTCATTGGTAATCGGCGAACTCGTTCCCAAACGCCTCGCTCTGAGTAACCCAGAGAAAATTGCTACCCAAGTAGCTAAACCTCTTCGTAACTTGGCTACTTTAGTCTCGCCAGTAGTGCATTTGTTAAGCGTTTCTACAGATCTAATTTTACACCTGTTCGGTACCGACTTAGCCGCAACCGAACCCTTGGTGACAGAAGAAGAAATTAAAGTGATGCTCAAACAAGGTACTGAAGCGGGAATGTTTGAAGTTGCCGAACAAGATATGATCGAGCGAGTTTTGCAGCTTGATGACCGTAAACTTAGCACTTTGATGACTTCTAGACCAGAAATTGTCTGGCTTAACCTAGAAGATTCTGCCGAAGCTAACCGCCAAAAAATTATTAGCAGCAACCACACTCGCTTCCCTGTTTGTCAAGGTAGTTTAGATGAAGTCTTGGGAGTCGTCCCAATTACAGATATTCTCGCTGCTTGTCTATCTGGGAAACCGTTTGAACTTACGACTTATTTGCAGCAACCTTTATTCGTTCCAGAAAGTACCAAAGCTTTAAAAGTGTTGGAATTATTCAAACAAACAGGTACTCATATCGCTCTCGTCGTCGATGAATACGGCGTAATTCAAGGAATTGTCACGCTTAACGACGTGATGGAAGCGATCGTCGGCGATATTCCCAAAATAGATGAATCAGAAATGCCCCAAGCAGTGCAGCGAGAAGATGGATCTTGGTTATTGGATGGAGTATTAGCGATCGCCGAATTTCGGAAACTCTTTAACATTGACGAATTACCCGGAGAACAACGGGGTAATTATCATACATTAGGCGGTTTTGTAATTACCCATCTGGGTAAAATACCCTCAGCAGCCGATCATTTTGAATGGCAGGGTTTGCGCTTTGAAGTCATGGATATGGACGGCAACCGCGTTGATAAAATTTTAGTCATGCCCATCGAAAGAAACTTACGCGATCGCACCAATGATGTTTATTGAGTTGTCACTCAGTAGCGATCGCCCTTTCTCAACCCCTAGGAAAATGTAGCTTATCTTAGAAAAGAGTCTTATTCTGCTCAGAAAATTGCCATCAGGGTGACTCTTTTCCCATTGTTATTTTATCTTTACTTTTCCCGTGCTAAAATCTGCTTCCAATCACCAGCCAAACGACCTCGATCTTAAATTAAATGGTAGTCGCTGGAGCGCCTTTATCAGCGAGTTATTAACCAATAGCGGTCATTTTCTCGTTCTCAATTCCTTGGCAGAAATTGCCATCATGAATTGGCAAATATATCTCACCGATCCAGCTCACTATATCATCTTTTTCGCCCTCCTGTTTCAAGCTTGGTATTTATCCCGCCCCCAAGCCAATCGCTTTTGGGGTAATTTAATTGGTGCAGCGATTTATACAATTGTCGATTTACCCATCGATGGGAGCGCATTTTTTTACGAAGCTAATCATTGGATTCTGTGGTTATTTGCTTTATTCATTGCCATCTTGCAAGGTTTGCGGTTTCACTGGGCAACTTGGCTGACTAACTGGCTGATTCCTTTTGAGAGTCTCGCGAGAATGGGAATGTTAATTTCTCTCTATCTAGCTGTCAGATTTAAATTATCTTTAAATACTTTCATCGAAGGAAATTCCCTTGATTTTCTCGCTACTCCCGAACAACAGTTTTTAGTTGAAAGTTTGATTTTTGTTGGCTTACTCTTGGGTTTACAAACTTTGCAAGTAACGCGACAGCAACAACAACTGCAAGAAACTGCCCAATTATTACGCAATTTAGCCGAGTGGGGTATGGGCAGTTATGCTGTCAGTAAAGCCGTCACCAATCCCCAAGCCTTAAATTTTCAGCGTTGCGATCGCGCGATCGTGTTTATGGATATTCGCGGTTTTACCCATTGGTGCGAGGAAACTGCTCCCGATCTTGTCGCCAAAGTTCTCAACTCCTATTATCATAGTGTGGAACCAACCGCAACCGCCTATCAACCGCTACGAATTACTTTAACTGCGGACGAAATTATGGCAATTTACGCTACACCAGAATTAGCAGTTAATGCCGCGATCGCCATGCAGCAAACCGCCACACCCCTACTCGCCACCCATGCTTTAGGAGCAGGTTGTGCCGTACACTGCGGTACAGTAATTGAAGGTTTCTTTGGTAGTGAAGATGTGCGAACTTATACCGCCATTGGCGATGCCGTCAACACTGCTAAACGTCTGGAAAGTGCCACCAAAGCCGGAGAAATTACCATCTCCGATGCCGTTTATCAACTGCTTCGCGAACAATTAACAGTAGAATCTCGCCCAGCAATTATCGCTAAGGGAAAAACAGACGCGATCGAAGCTTGGCGCTTACTCGGAAAAACCC
Protein-coding sequences here:
- a CDS encoding biliverdin-producing heme oxygenase, with the protein product MSVNLATMLREGTKKSHTMAENVGFVKCFLKGVVEKTSYRKLVTNLYFVYSAMEEEMERLQHHPIVSKIYFPELNRKQSLEQDLYYYYGANWREQIAPSEAGKAYVERIHEVAANQPELLAAHSYTRYLGDLSGGQILKKIAQKAMNLNEGEGTAFYEFQEISDEKAFKQKYRQTLDELPVDQQTAEQIVDEANDAFGMNMKLFNELEGNLILAIGQMLFNSLTRRRSRGSTELATAE
- a CDS encoding aromatic ring-hydroxylating oxygenase subunit alpha; this translates as MIQTQQKTFSTPDFQSSFLDAKFYTDPNLLAREKQKIFRRSWLYVGDAANLSRAETVWVTEVAGYSILIIRDSNHTWQAFHNVCPHRASVLVPEIGIHSLKRLVCPYHAWVYNLNGQLKGIPAKNRFPSHFCDEDFPLKKVRCEQWLGFIFVCFSEDTPPLEEYLGEIIGSVKEHHTEATKLLVKKQYSVACNWKNYHDNTLCDYHVPIVHPHTLNPIQGSVCYYEHFFDRYVNLLYTPTTKEWRSRYPSLSHLSDRARFGFFTYGIFPNLHLLALPNGVLAWLRIDPVTVESCLVNLEIYGIPDFSPPAAELASDFEAFMSEDMKITEGVQKGYASGVYQAGLANELEARILHQQQLIRSCLQADN
- the mfd gene encoding transcription-repair coupling factor, which produces MAFTSVIRTIERSPLTGELLTKLNREQFLHVNGVPRLPKALVASALAKAAERNLFLVCATLEEAGRMATLMEAMGWQTVHFYPTSEASPYEPFDPESEMIWGQMQVLADLVGEEVDSRQLAIIATERSLQPHLPPPAVFRPYCLTLTVGMTWEFKSLDKELAQLGYERVPQVETEGQWSRRGDIVDIFPVSAELPVRLEWFGDELEKLREFDPVTQRSLDRIEKLILTPTNYAPIIAANLSQDNLEQVQAYLSPEEQESWQSENFPEGMRRFLGLAFDQPASLLDYLPKNTLCAFDELEQCRAHSDRWVEHAEEQWQELDRNSLPKIHRKFDESLAAAAEFLRLYLAELVEENAAGINLSSRPLPVTPHQFAKLAEILRGKREIYSNIQLNKFSSWLISAQPSRSVALLQEHDCPAQFIPNPRDYPAIERLQNQQVSVAVKYSGLAELEGFILPTYRIVVVTDKEFFGQHALATPGYIRKRRRAASKQVDINKLHPGDYVVHKSHGIGKFLRLESLETREYLVIQYADGLLRVPADASESLSRFRQIGKRPPELNKMSGKAWEKTKNRVRKSVKKLAVDLLNLYAKRSQLSGFAYPPDMPWQQELEDSFPYQPTPDQLKAIQDVKRDLESDRPMDRLICGDVGFGKTEVAIRAIFKAVTTANKQVAFLAPTTILTQQHYHTLKERFAPYPINIGLLNRFRTASERKEILQRLSTGELDIVVGTHQLLSKGVKFRNLGMLVVDEEQRFGVNQKEKIKELKTQVDVLTLTATPIPRTLYMSLSGVREMSLITTPPPSRRPIKTHLSPYNLEVIRTAIRNELDRGGQIFYVVPRIAGIEEVAGKLRQMLPSARIAIAHGQMGEGELESTMLTFNDGEADILVCTTIIESGLDIPRVNTIIIEDSQKFGLSQLYQLRGRVGRAGIQAHAWLLYPKQSSLSDAARQRLRALQEFTQLGSGYQLAVRDMEIRGVGNLLGAEQSGQMDVIGFDLYMEMLQSAIKEIQGQEIPQVEETQIDLKIVAFIPTDYIPNIEQKMDAYRIVASATSKKELAQIAADWSDRYGSLPSPVEQLLRIMELKQLAKSLGFSRIKPEGKQNIVLETPMEEPAWNLLKENLPQHLQSRFVYTPKKVTVRGLGVLKTSKQLESLVEWLGKMQGALPEPALV
- a CDS encoding hemolysin family protein, producing MLDFTRELIIIFVLILANGIFAMSEIALVSARKIRLEQLSEAGDTKARAALKLANNPNQILSTVQIGISLVGIFAGAFGGATIAEKLALVFERVPLLAAQSEGFALAIVVLTITYLSLVIGELVPKRLALSNPEKIATQVAKPLRNLATLVSPVVHLLSVSTDLILHLFGTDLAATEPLVTEEEIKVMLKQGTEAGMFEVAEQDMIERVLQLDDRKLSTLMTSRPEIVWLNLEDSAEANRQKIISSNHTRFPVCQGSLDEVLGVVPITDILAACLSGKPFELTTYLQQPLFVPESTKALKVLELFKQTGTHIALVVDEYGVIQGIVTLNDVMEAIVGDIPKIDESEMPQAVQREDGSWLLDGVLAIAEFRKLFNIDELPGEQRGNYHTLGGFVITHLGKIPSAADHFEWQGLRFEVMDMDGNRVDKILVMPIERNLRDRTNDVY
- a CDS encoding adenylate/guanylate cyclase domain-containing protein, producing MLKSASNHQPNDLDLKLNGSRWSAFISELLTNSGHFLVLNSLAEIAIMNWQIYLTDPAHYIIFFALLFQAWYLSRPQANRFWGNLIGAAIYTIVDLPIDGSAFFYEANHWILWLFALFIAILQGLRFHWATWLTNWLIPFESLARMGMLISLYLAVRFKLSLNTFIEGNSLDFLATPEQQFLVESLIFVGLLLGLQTLQVTRQQQQLQETAQLLRNLAEWGMGSYAVSKAVTNPQALNFQRCDRAIVFMDIRGFTHWCEETAPDLVAKVLNSYYHSVEPTATAYQPLRITLTADEIMAIYATPELAVNAAIAMQQTATPLLATHALGAGCAVHCGTVIEGFFGSEDVRTYTAIGDAVNTAKRLESATKAGEITISDAVYQLLREQLTVESRPAIIAKGKTDAIEAWRLLGKTLRQK